From Arachis hypogaea cultivar Tifrunner chromosome 3, arahy.Tifrunner.gnm2.J5K5, whole genome shotgun sequence:
GACATCCCTACATTATATCAAAGAATTGCACAAACAAGACAAAATGCTTGATCTTATACCATTAGTACCATCTTCCCCTTAATCTTTttgaaaaatacctaattaatCCTTTCTATTAGTGAATTAACATTTTACCCTCAATATTTTCAAACATGACCTTTATGTCCCTAAAGCTCCAAAATTATCTTATTACCTCTAAACTTAATTATCCAAATGACcattttatctttataattataCTCTTATATGTAATTTTTATCTTAATGACCATGCTACCCTTGATCTTTATTGTCATTACTATTTTGTCCTttaatctttattataattactaTTTTCTCTCTTAAGCTTTATTTAAATACTATTATATTCCaaactttattataattataattttattctaatttttttatgaaattatatttttatctttaaactttagtatttatatttttacccctaactttttatatttttatattgttccaAAACTTGTTTTTCATACTTTTATCCTCTCCTTCCACTAATTTACTATAGGTCTCTATACTCtactcaattttatttttgagtaaaggacaaataggtctttGACATTTTATTTTGCAGACATTTTTCgtcttttagaatttaaaatacttttaaGCCCCCGAATTTTACAAACGGTGGATAGATAGATCCTTCCGTCCATTTGCCTCTCAAAGAACAAACGGAGATTAGTGAAGTGACACCCACGTGTTCATTATAGAGCTATGTGTCCGTTACAGTGCTGATATGGCATGTTCCCCAAAAAAACAAAGGACAAATAAGTCTTTGCACTATGCAATGACAACATTTTATGGTTTTACGGTTCTGCAATTTGGGAGATGGTGAGCTAGAGAGAGATTAGGTGAGGGCcaaagggaggagaagaagaagaaggcagcGGGTGGTGGTTCTGTGGTGGCCAGACATGTGATCATCCCCAAAGGCGAGACAAATGGCCAGCAATGATGTTGATGAAGATGGTGGTTGGTGAGTGAGAGGggttgttctttttcttctattatcATGAAGGGAAAGAAAGAGTGATAATGTGAGCTAGAactgagaaaaaggaaaaaggagaaatgagaaAGAAGTAGAGGAGGCCGTGGGTGGCGTGGACTGCTGGCGATGAAATAGCGAAAGGCAGCAATGATGTGGAACGATGAAGAGGAGGGGAAGAGAGTGGATCGCGGCGGTTCAGTGTGGCAGTTTCATCACAGATGGTGGAAGCTATAGTGGTTCTGGGATAACGAGGGTGGTGGTTTCAGCGATCGAAGAGGACGATGGTGGTTGTTGGGTTCTGAATGAAAACTATAGAGTGGTGGTGATGGTGAATCGGAGGTGATGGTGGTGAGAGGAGGGCGATGCACAAAtcagaggagaggagaggagaagaagagaatttgaaaatgaatTTACGGTTTTGGGGTTTCTTTAAACGCGGGGGAGCTCGTCGGCGGTCGTGGCTGGAGGTTCGTGAAGATGGAGATGGTGAAAGTAGGATGAACCTGTGTGTGATGAAGAGCAAGAAGGAATTCCGTCGTGTTTAGGGTTGCCATTGAAATGACATTTTTTTGTAGTCGGGGACTTAATTGTTCCGTTTCGAAATGCTTCCATCCACATATGTATATGTAAGACCAGGTCAGCATAATGAGGCCACGTCAGACGTTTTCATTGGTTCCGACGGACCCACATGAATGAAAGGATTCTTTTGTCCAACTTTTAAAGAGGTCaggaatttaaaagtatttttaaattctGAAGGACGAAAATATTTGCAGAAAAAATGGTCAGAGACTTATTTATcctttactctttattttttttatctttcttttaacaACATCTCTTCTAGTTTTTAAATTTGCCTAAATTGTATTTTGATCCCCTAGGTTTTGTTTTAGAGACTTTTAAATACTTTTCTTGATAGGTTTTAATCTTTGTCTCATATTTGTGCCTTAAAATCtatttactaaaattttatctcaacattttaaatttaactagcctaatttaatattttcatatttACATTTTGGCctaaataagttaaacaaaatcCTAAAGTTTTCAAAAGCTTTCAATCGCATTCATAATTCATTCCAATCATCAATTCAACATTCAAATATCATCAATTACACATTTAAACATTCAAATTCGTTAATACATCATCAATCACACTTAGGGTTTCAagcaaacatatttaaaaaaaatactctaACTTAACACTTACCTCATATCCAAGTTTGTATTACCTCCTAATGGTCCTTAGGTCACCCAAACATACCTAATTTCAATCAAAATAAACATTAGTCTCCAAGAGGCCATGATGGCCGAATTCactatgaaaaagaaaatttttatctTTAGAGCTTGAAAAATTAAAGCTCTTACTTCTTTAGGAGTTTAAAAGATGATTCTTAAAACAAGAGAATTAAATAAACAATCTTATACTTTCATAGCTATGTGACGAAACTTAagaggaaaaagagagaaaaaaattctCTCAccttttaagtttaaaatttgtGATTTTCTACTCTTTGAGGATTAAGAACATGATTCctaaacaagaaaagataaaaaaattaaaatagatcatCCATGGCAATTTTCTCATGGCCGAATTTATGTGAAGGAGAAAGAAGAGAATTTTTTTGACTAACCTTGATTAAATTGGTATGGATGAGAAGAAAATTAAGACAGAAATTAATTAATTGGAATAGAATTTGGATTACAGCCTAAAATCCTTCGTAAATCAAGCATGAATTTTAGATGAGCATATTTggttctctcttttctctcatatttcttatgaaaataaggaagaaaataaattataataaatgagagaaacagaaaaagtctatgaaaataaagataaaaggatAAGATTGTCGCTCAAAATATTTCTTAATTAAGAGATAATTATCAAGTGTGGTAattattttacatgattttattttATCTGGTCAATTAGTTCTTTTATTAGTGTCAATTATATTGATATGATAAATTATCTCAACTCTAAAATAACTCTAAAATATTTTGGTATAGTTTACTAGAACAAAGAATATACTAATAAAATTCTCTTACTAGTTAAATATTAATCCGATAATTATGTagtctaaaaaaaatctttaattattcacaaattaatattatttttacaaataataattttaaatatttttatttttgatacggGCTTCACTCATTAAATCGAATTAATTTGCGATACACGATTTTTTTAGATTCTGATCACAGAAAATTCTAAAATACGAAATATTGGATTGATACTTCAACAATATGAAAAATTTATGAATTTGAAGTACTTTTCTTAAAGTACCCATTAAtgttaattataaattatgagaaaaaaatggacataaaattatatttgattctgagaataaaataagataaaacactaaaaataaaacataaaggatAGAGATACAAAAATTAGTGTTCTAGGATTTTGTTTAgtaataaactagaacaaattatgaaagtctaatttattctattttttattaaaaaatttgaaaaaaatataattataaaaaattaataaaaataataaaaaaaataaaaaataagttgtctcTGTGTGTTCTAATTGATAAGAtaaacacaaaatatactaatttaatatttttagacacAACATCTCTATTTATATCTCATCTATCAAATATTGTGTTCCTATGTCTATATCTTAGTGTCTTGTACCTATATACACGAACATAGCGCAACCTAATATACTTGTTGGTAGtcactaaaaaattaatttagattctctaaattttagatttttattttagaggataaagtaaaatctctcaccaattttttctTTCATGTATTTTTTTGTCCCACCTATTAAATAAATAAGATAGATCATACTTTATcttctaaaattaaatttaaaatttaaaaaattcaaatccctaaaaaataaattaaattaaagtttgtAGACCGATTTTTTTATTCAGATCTTTCATTTTTAGAAACTTATAAAGTTCTTCTCTTAAGCTCCAATCAATGAACCTACAAAACCCTTTAAATTGTATCTCTGATTCAATCCCAGTATTGTAGACATTCCCGCATTTTCACCccaatcattttttattttccccttgtattttttagaaaaccaTTTATCTCcgcctattttcattataaagGCATCCGTTGACAGCATTTATGTACTTTGTACCCTTCCATGATATGAAATTATGGATACATTATTTGAATTCTTTCTTGCATAAGATAATGTTGTTTCTGCATGCAATCAGCGAAACCCATGTTCATACTTTCAACTTTGCTAccattgatttgaaaacaagtttCCAGAAGCCACCTTTTGCAATAACCAAGCAACATGTATAGACATATTACTTCTATAAATAACAGGCGAAACATTGAATTGCTACATCAATTAgctctaataataataactcGACTTGATTTCTATACGAGAATTTAAGTATGGAAATTACCAAAAGTAGTTCTGTCATAATCATTTTGCTAGTGTTTGTTTCAAGTTTGGTGGAGACAAATGCATattattatatgaattgttaCGGAGGAACCCGTTGcagtggaaaatacataagatgcCCAGCAGAGTGCCCAAACAGTGTATCGAATGATCCTAAGGCTAAGGTTTGTCAAATTGATTGCAACAAACCCACATGCAGAGCTGTTTGTAGACGTAAGTTATTTTCCTCCATTCACATTATTCtaccatttttgtaatttttaatcttGGAATTTTTGGATTCAATTATATCAATTATCATAGGTGTacaataaaattaactattaacataaaatatatattagaatacaaaaaaattaattaaacaatatatatttatatacaaatatattaggaGTGAGTACGAGTAGCGGGTATCCGATTACCTGTCCGAATCCGaatcgaaccaattaaattggttctaaaATCAACGAGTAATCGGGtccaacccgaaccaaaccaatgaTGGTCTTTGTTAGTAATTGATTCGGGTATCGGTTCTGGGGGTGCGAAATCTGAACCAACTCGTGAAcccgattatatatatatatatagcttttaGTGGCTTTTAGTGAGATTATttactattaatatgtttggattttaatgagtttagtttttaatgtatttggtgtttaatatgtttagattatttatattaatattatatgtttattgtacttgttaaatttttaagataaaaatttgatttttttatgaattttaaagttatcgggtacccaattacccgAATCGAATCAATTCATTCTTAAtcagtttggtttggttcggatacaTGCACAAAAAAATGCAAATCCAAATCAAACCGAACTAATTACATTTTGATCGGTtcgattttaattttaccttaaaTCCAAATCAAACCGATCTGTGTTCACCCCTAAAATATATAGTGATTGATTTTGgtattcaaattatatttttgtaaaactaattttaaaaaaatatttatcttaacTTTTTACTTACTTCCAGATCGCAAACCAAACTGCAATGCACCTGGATCAGGATGCTATGATCCCCGCTTCATTGGCGGAGATGGCAGAGTCTTCTACTTTCATGGAAAGAGCAATCAGCACTTCAGTCTCGTCTCTGATTCCAACCTTCAAATCAATGGTCGCTTCATCGGACACAGGCCAGCCAACAGAGCCCGTGATTACACCTGGATCCAGGCTCTTGGCGTCCTCTTCAACTCCCAAACCTTCACAGTCGAGGCCACCAAGACGGCCAAATGGAGCAACGAGGTTGACCATCTCAAGCTTACCTACAATGGAGAATTTATAGATTTAAATGAAGTCACTCTTTCCACATGGTTCTCGCCATCAAAAGACATCAAAGTCGAGAGAGTAGCCAGCAAGAACAGCGTCATAGTAACAATAGAGAATGTTGCTGAGATTCTTGTCAATGTGGTGCCAATCACTAAGGAAGACGATAGAATTCACAACTATCAAGTTCCTAAGGACGATTGCTTTGCTCACTTGGAGGTTCAGTTCAGGTTCTTCAGCTTGTCCCCAAAAGTTGACGGTGTTCTTGGAAAGACTTACAGGCCAGATTTCGAGAACCCGGCGAAGCCAGGTGTCGCAATGCCAGTTGTTGGCGGAGAAGACAGTTACAAGACGACATCATTGCTTTCTCATGATTGtgcttcttgtttgttctctcaaGAAAGTTCTGCTGAGAGAGATACCTCTGCTAAAATGATCCGCACACTTGATTGCACTAAATTGTCTTATGGATTGGGAATCGTTTGCAAGAAATGAGGGAACTATTATCATCAAAATATTACACTTTAAATTAATATCATTTGTCCAGAAAGAAAATTTAAAGGCAATGGTCTAGTAGGAGAATACTTGAAACCTTTGCATGAAAAATAAGGACATATAGCCATATATTGCTACTTCCTTTTGTTGTATGCTTGTATGctttgttttttaataatttgaaattaaacatTATAATTATGTTATTCTTACATTTATGTGCTTCAATTGAGCCggagaaaaataagtaaaattaaattattaaattctatAACATCGTTTCTCTACCGATTTCTTCCTAATTCTTAGGGCAAATTACAATTCTTGAGGTTTGGTAAAATTTACTATTGCTGCTTTCTATTAATTGCTATAATCATAACAATTTTCATTAGACATTCTTAAAAGGGCTAGATATTCATGCGAATGGGATTAAATCGTGTTTGgatataggtttttttttttcgcaaacaCACTTAAAAGAATTTATCAAGTTGTTTAAATTTGTGAGCATCCAAAGGTATAATTAATTGGTAGTGAAGAAAAATGATTCTATATATTTAAAAAGgaagcactacaagaaaaacgatTAGTAGCATCGGATTTATAGTTGGATTTAGCGTCGAACATTTGTGTCGATTTTATCGATATTTTTGTTGTAGAATTCGTTTAATCAAATCGTTACTGGCGAATTTTCGTTTTTCGACGGTAAATTTACTGATAAtactttgaagaaaaaaaaagagaaataggcACGAAATTTAGTGTAAAATTTACTGTCGGAATAATCCACCGGTAAACCTATCTTAGTGAAACGCTTCATTTTGGTGACCCACAACGGGTCACCGTCGGTAATGAAACCTAAAACTCAAAGCGTGAACCTTCTCTCCCTTCAATTCAAAatcttctctctctctaacctctcttctccctttctctctataGCCGCCTCTGAACCCCGCTGCGCCGTCAGCCCCATACCGCCTGCCCATCCCGTCACCGCCTCCTTCCTCTCCTTGCACTGACCGTTCTCTGCGATGCCTCCATGTAGCCGCCATTGCAAATCCTAGCCTCCATTGCAGCCGCCGTTCTTCTCACTGCCGACATGTCGCTGTTCTTCGCATCGCCAAGTTCTTTCCTTGATCTAGTACGCTTCGTCCTCCGTCGCAAGGTCCAACTTCGTCATCATCCACCAGGTCAGGTTAGTTACTTTTTcttgcttaattttttttaaacctgttttttataaaaaaaagtgatttggttaatttagttaatttctcttATGATGCTATGTATGTAATGTAATGGACTAAGTGTATGGTTATCAATTTATGATGAGACTTGAATTTATCAATTTGTTAATAGAGACTTAAATTAGTTGGTTTGGGAGACTTAAGAATAAATAGTTCAATCTAATTCATACATAAAGTTTTgcatattacttttgcattggaTTTATGCATGTCGCATCTTATTGCTTTGGATTTAAATCATGAAAGCTTCTTGTTTAGTTGAGTTTAATTCTTATGAAATTAATTGAGTGTTGACTGATGCTATGGATTGAGATTGGTTGGATTTATAGAAACCATAAAGGTAGATATATGTCCAATTTTAGGGGAggttattttcaattttatcgGGGAGTTTTGTTGTATGATGCATGTAGTATATATGCTTATTAGTgttaataatatattctctttGTAGACATGTCGATAGGTAGCAGAGGTAGATCGAGTGCGTCTcgtggtcgtggtagagggaGGGTTTCCACCGAATTCACAGGGACTATTCAGTCATTTCCCTCTACCCCGACTACTCCGTTGACCCCTGTGATGTCACAGGCTAGTCCTGCGGACTAGCAATTCATCATGGTCCCAAATCCCGAACTACGTGCCTCTTTCTGCTACACCCCTACAGATCCAACAACAGAGTCTGCGGTGGGTGATTCCTCTAGTGTCCTCTAGCAGGATGCCCCTCTACCACCACCCTCATCTGATGGAGTATTTGGCCTGATGGCATGCAGGCGTGAGTACATACTATTTTTTAATCATAAGTTTGTTAATCTTAAttttatgtgtttgttaatcTTAGGTGTTTTTCTTTGATAGGTTTGCACCAAACAACAATGCTTGCACACAGGAGATCTCTGAGGCCATTGAGTCAATATACGACCACTCGTAGCCGAGCTACACGAAGA
This genomic window contains:
- the LOC112790019 gene encoding uncharacterized protein, producing the protein MEITKSSSVIIILLVFVSSLVETNAYYYMNCYGGTRCSGKYIRCPAECPNSVSNDPKAKVCQIDCNKPTCRAVCRHRKPNCNAPGSGCYDPRFIGGDGRVFYFHGKSNQHFSLVSDSNLQINGRFIGHRPANRARDYTWIQALGVLFNSQTFTVEATKTAKWSNEVDHLKLTYNGEFIDLNEVTLSTWFSPSKDIKVERVASKNSVIVTIENVAEILVNVVPITKEDDRIHNYQVPKDDCFAHLEVQFRFFSLSPKVDGVLGKTYRPDFENPAKPGVAMPVVGGEDSYKTTSLLSHDCASCLFSQESSAERDTSAKMIRTLDCTKLSYGLGIVCKK